In Campylobacter sp. RM16187, the DNA window CGATATATAGCGGCTCAAATAGTCCTACGCGCTTATCTTCGATCTTTTCAGGCATAGGAAATCCGTGTCCATAACCGATATCTGCGCCAAATTTATCGGCATTTTTGCCCGTTACCCAAAAATCATGTGCAAAAGCACCGCTTAAAACGCCTGCTACGACTAAAGAAGTTAATATCTTCTTCATTACTATCTCCTTGTTAAAATTGATTGGTCGGGCGGATTATATCATAAGTGATAATTAAAGTCAAATTTTTATAGCCAAAAAAATTAAATAATAATTTTAAATTAAAAATACAAGAAAATTTAAGATAAAAAATGAATTTTTTAAGAAATAAAACGGATAAAAGTCCAAAAAATAGGAAATATAAACTTTTTTAAGACTTGCTTTTTTACTGCTTGAATTTTGCTAAATTCATATTTTACTTGATATTAAATCATATTTATTAATATTTACTTTATAACTTAATATAACTAAACTTAAAGAGATTATCTCATCATCATAAAGCCTGCAAATCTGCCCGTAGCGCCATCTCTGCGGTATGAAAAGTATCTATCATCACAATGCGTGCAAGCTTCATCAAATTTCACGTTTTGAACGCCAACCCTTGCGAATTCATCGGCTAAAGCTGCGTTTATATCAAATTTGCCGTTATTTTTATATCTGCTAAACTCGCCAAGATCAAGTTCGCCTATATCGTAGCAGCCGCCTTTGATATTTGGTCCAACAAATACCTTAAGATCCTGCGTCCTAGAGCTAAATTCACTTTTCATTTTATTAACTGCATTTGTGCAAATTTGCCCCACGACTCCGGCTCTTCCGGCGTGGATAGCGGCAATTACTCCCTTAACCTCATCGACAATCAAAATAGGCGAACAGTCAGCTACTAAAACGCAAAGCGCAACGCCTTTTAAATTTGTGATTATGCCATCACAAGGCGCTATCTCATCGTCTAAATTTCTAATTATCTCCACGCGACTTGAGTGAATTTGGCGCATAAATTTTAGATTTCTTGCCATTACACCAAGGCGCTTGGCTAAAATTTCTCTATTTTTAGCCACTTTTTTAGGCTCATCTCCAACATGATCGCCCAAATTTAAGCCCTCATAAGCTCCGCTGCTAACTCCTCCAAAACGAGTTGTGAAACCGCCGCAAAAACGCTCGTTATCAAGTATAAAATTAATTTGTTTCATCTGTTTGCGCGCCCTCGTCTAAATTTTTAACATAGCCAAAGCCAAACACCGATCCTTTGCCGACCTCGCTTGATATAAGCATTTCAAAGCCGTGAAGTCTTAAAATTTGTTTTGCGATATAAAGCCCTAAGCCAAAAGAGTTGGTTTTTATATTGCTTTTTGTTTTGAAATATTTTTTAGTAACTAGCTTTATATCTTTTTGTTCTATTCCTGCGCCGCTATCTCTTACAAAAACAGCCTCATTTGCAAAGTAAATTTCTATATCTTTTTGAGAGTATTTGAGCGCATTTTCAACGAAATTTACCAAAACTTGCTTTATAAGAGCCTCATCGGCACTTATATAAATCTCTTTTTTGAATACATTTATCGCCCTATTTGGATATTTTTCCAAAAGCTCGCTTTTAACTTCATTTACAAGTTTTAGCAGGCTAAAATTTGTGATGTTTAGCTCTAGGCTTTCGGTTGATTTTAAATTTAATCTATCTATCAGATTTACGATTTTTTGCGAGTTTCTGGTAATCTTTTCTATAAATTTATCTCTCATATCGCTGCTTAAATTTTTATCGTTTAAAAGCGTTTGAGATGAGGCTTGAATGATTGCGATAGGATTTTTAAACTCGTGAGAAATCGAGCTTAAAATGCCTTGGAGTTGAGTGTTTCTAAGTTTTATTTTGGCTGATTTTTTAATGGATTTTTTGCTCTTTTTTCTAAGCTCTTCTCTAAGCTCTTTTATCGTATCTTGGAGATTTTTACTCTCGCCAAAAAACATCTTATATTCATCTTGTTCAGAATTTGAATTTTTTAAATTTTCTATATTTACATTAAGTTTGCTAGTGTCTTTTTTGATCATAAAAAACAAAAATGCTACAAATAAAAAAGATATCA includes these proteins:
- the pgeF gene encoding peptidoglycan editing factor PgeF gives rise to the protein MKQINFILDNERFCGGFTTRFGGVSSGAYEGLNLGDHVGDEPKKVAKNREILAKRLGVMARNLKFMRQIHSSRVEIIRNLDDEIAPCDGIITNLKGVALCVLVADCSPILIVDEVKGVIAAIHAGRAGVVGQICTNAVNKMKSEFSSRTQDLKVFVGPNIKGGCYDIGELDLGEFSRYKNNGKFDINAALADEFARVGVQNVKFDEACTHCDDRYFSYRRDGATGRFAGFMMMR
- a CDS encoding sensor histidine kinase, which gives rise to MLVKNRNFVFLFCLLFVLCITVLKLLENIYISAFLISFLFVAFLFFMIKKDTSKLNVNIENLKNSNSEQDEYKMFFGESKNLQDTIKELREELRKKSKKSIKKSAKIKLRNTQLQGILSSISHEFKNPIAIIQASSQTLLNDKNLSSDMRDKFIEKITRNSQKIVNLIDRLNLKSTESLELNITNFSLLKLVNEVKSELLEKYPNRAINVFKKEIYISADEALIKQVLVNFVENALKYSQKDIEIYFANEAVFVRDSGAGIEQKDIKLVTKKYFKTKSNIKTNSFGLGLYIAKQILRLHGFEMLISSEVGKGSVFGFGYVKNLDEGAQTDETN